The following proteins are encoded in a genomic region of Glycine max cultivar Williams 82 chromosome 18, Glycine_max_v4.0, whole genome shotgun sequence:
- the LOC100777731 gene encoding AAA-ATPase ASD, mitochondrial, translating to MGELWTQMGSLMATIMFVYAMVERFFPAALRDTLQIHTQKVVNLLYPYVQITFPEFSGERLKRSEAYTAIQTYLSENSSQLAKRLKAEVVKDSQNPLVLSMDDDEEVTDEFQGVKLWWAASKTASNPHAYSFSYYSPPDGKRYFKLTFHKKHRDLITISYIKHVLEEGKEIALRNRQRKLYTNNPSSGWYGYKQSKWSHIVFEHPATFETLAMDHRKKEEIINDLVKFRNGKDYYAKIGKAWKRGYLLYGPPGTGKSTMIAAMANFMNYDVYDLELTAVKDNTELRKLLIETSSKAIIVVEDIDCSLDLTGQRNMRRERGEEEEPKDPSKKDEEEGNKNSKVTLSGLLNFIDGIWSACGGERIIIFTTNFVDKLDPALIRTGRMDKHIELSYCRFEAFKVLAKNYLDVDSHNLFARIANLLEVTNVTPADVAENLMPKCVNEDVEACLLNLIQSLERKVTEEEEEEAGLNEEKDKEEPTQQENKNNGHSVEDVKENGFML from the coding sequence ATGGGGGAACTATGGACACAAATGGGCTCATTGATGGCCACAATCATGTTTGTGTATGCCATGGTTGAGCGTTTCTTCCCGGCGGCGCTTCGCGACACTCTTCAAATCCACACTCAGAAAGTGGTGAACCTCTTGTACCCTTATGTCCAAATCACCTTCCCTGAGTTCTCAGGGGAGAGACTCAAGCGTAGCGAAGCCTACACTGCCATCCAAACCTACCTTAGTGAGAATTCTTCACAACTAGCCAAAAGACTGAAAGCTGAAGTAGTGAAAGATAGCCAGAACCCTTTGGTGCTTAGCATGGATGACGACGAAGAGGTCACCGATGAGTTCCAAGGAGTGAAGCTTTGGTGGGCTGCTAGCAAAACTGCCTCTAACCCTCATGCATATTCCTTCTCTTATTATTCTCCCCCTGATGGAAAGAGATACTTCAAGCTCACTTTCCACAAAAAGCATAGGGATCTCATCACCATTTCTTACATCAAACATGTTTTGGAAGAGGGGAAGGAAATTGCCCTGAGAAACAGGCAGAGGAAGTTGTACACCAACAATCCAAGTAGTGGTTGGTATGGCTACAAACAGTCAAAATGGAGCCACATCGTGTTCGAGCACCCTGCCACGTTCGAGACTCTTGCAATGGATCATAGGAAGAAGGAAGAGATCATCAATGACCTTGTCAAGTTCAGGAATGGGAAGGATTACTATGCAAAGATTGGAAAGGCTTGGAAGCGTGGCTACTTACTCTATGGTCCTCCTGGGACCGGTAAGTCTACTATGATAGCTGCAATGGCTAATTTCATGAACTATGATGTCTATGATCTTGAGCTGACTGCAGTGAAGGACAACACTGAGTTGAGGAAGTTGTTGATTGAGACTTCTAGTAAGGCTATTATAGTTGTGGAAGACATTGATTGCTCGCTCGATCTCACTGGCCAGAGGAACATGAGAAGGGAAAGGGGTGAGGAAGAGGAACCAAAAGATCCTAGTAAAAAAGATGAAGAGGAGGGTAACAAGAATAGTAAGGTAACTCTATCAGGGTTGTTGAATTTCATTGATGGCATTTGGTCAGCATGTGGGGGAGAGAGGATTATTATTTTCACAACAAACTTTGTGGACAAGCTTGATCCTGCTCTTATTAGGACAGGTAGGATGGACAAACACATTGAATTGTCCTATTGCCGCTTTGAGGCATTCAAGGTTCTTGCCAAGAACTACTTGGATGTTGATTCGCACAATTTGTTCGCTAGAATTGCGAATTTGTTGGAAGTGACTAATGTGACTCCTGCTGATGTTGCTGAGAATCTCATGCCTAAGTGTGTGAATGAAGATGTTGAAGCTTGCTTGctgaatttgattcaatctcTTGAGAGAAAGGTgacagaagaagaagaggaagaagcagGGTTGAATGAAGAAAAGGACAAGGAGGAACCTACTCAGCAGGAGAACAAAAATAATGGGCACAGTGTGGAAGATGTGAAGGAAAATGGATTCATGCTTTGA
- the LOC102666504 gene encoding probable leucine-rich repeat receptor-like protein kinase At1g35710 isoform X3, which translates to MQLFVFNFYGTTFLVIYGMVIIMGTVLELGATPAPAPAPAPLLPPSEANAILNSGWWNLSQLDSHNICSWYGIDCNVAGSITGIRCPLGTPGIRLATLNLSVFKNLEWLEVSGCGLQGTIPPDIGNLPKLTHLRLSYNSLHGEIPPSLANLTQLERLILSNNKFQGPIPRELLFLRNLTWLDLSYNSLDGKIPPALANLTQLKILHLSNNKFQGPIPGELLFLKNLICLDLSYNSLNGEIPPPLANLSQLDSLILSNNNIQGSIQNLVFSKSLTWLDLSANKISGTLPVPQTNFPSLKLLNISHNLLFGSLKPLSVGNQLAPLTTIYLRNNSISGKIPLELGYFLNTLDLSYNNLTGTVPLSMENVYDLNLSFNNLNGPIPYGLSESRLIGNKGVCSDDLYHIDEYQFKRCSVKDNKVRLKQLVIVLPILIFLIMAFLLLVRLRHIRIATKNKHAKTIAATKNGDLFCIWNYDGSIAYDDIITATQDFDMRYCIGTGAYGSVYRAQLPSSKIVAVKKLHGFEAEVPAFDESFKNEVKVLTEIKHRHVVKLHGFCLHRRTMFLIYEYMERGSLFSVLFDDVEAMELDWKKRVNIVKGTAHALSYLHHDFTPPIVHRDISASNVLLNSDWEPSISDFGTARFLSFDSSHPTIVAGTIGYIAPELAYSMVVSERCDVYSFGVVALETLVGSHPKEILSSLQSASTENGITLCEILDQRLPQPTMSVLMEIVRVAIVAFACLNANPCYRPTMKSVSQCFLTQLTPLNIPLREISLQQLMSQELRHYLNL; encoded by the exons atgcagctttttgttttcaatttttatggaaCCACCTTTCTTGTTATTTACGGTATGGTTATTATTATGGGGACTGTATTGGAGTTAGGAGCCACCCCTGCTCCTGCTCCTGCACCTGCACCATTGCTGCCTCCATCGGAAGCAAATGCTATACTCAACAGTGGATGGTGGAATCTATCACAGTTAGATTCACACAATATCTGTTCATGGTATGGTATAGATTGCAACGTCGCTGGAAGTATAACTGGCATCAGATGTCCATTGGGTACACCGGGGATTCGATTAGCAACACTAAACCTCTCTGTTTTCAAGAATTTAGAATGGCTTGAGGTCTCAGGCTGTGGACTACAAGGGACTATACCACCTGATATTGGTAATCTCCCTAAACTCACTCATCTCCGTTTGTCCTATAATTCTCTTCATGGTGAAATACCTCCTTCATTGGCAAATCTTACCCAATTAGAGAGACTAATCCTTTCTAACAACAAATTTCAAGGCCCCATTCCTCGTGAGTTGTTATTTCTAAGAAATCTAACTTGGTTAGATTTGTCCTATAATTCACTTGATGGTAAGATACCTCCTGCATTGGCAAATCTTACCCAATTAAAGATTCTTCACCTTTCTAACAACAAATTTCAAGGCCCCATTCCTGGTGAGTTGTTGTTTctaaaaaatcttatttgttTAGATTTGTCCTATAATTCACTTAATGGTGAGATACCTCCTCCACTGGCAAATCTTTCCCAATTAGACAGCCTAATCCTTTCTAATAACAACATTCAAGGCTCCATTCAGAATTTGGTTTTCTCTAAAAGTCTTACTTGGTTAGATCTATCAGCCAACAAAATCAGTGGGACCTTGCCCGTGCCACAGACAAATTTCCCAAGTTTAAAATTACTTAACATTTCCCATAATCTACTTTTTGGTTCCTTAAAACCCTTGTCAGTAGGAAACCAATTAGCACCGCTAACTACTATTTACCTCAGAAACAACTCAATTAGTGGAAAAATTCCTCTAGAGCTTGGATATTTCTTAAATACTCTGGATCTAAGCTACAATAATCTTACCGGAACGGTTCCTCTATCTATGGAAAATGTCTATGACCTgaacctttcattcaataatttGAATGGTCCCATTCCATATGGTTTAAGTGAGAGTCGGCTAATAGGGAACAAGGGTGTATGTAGCGACGATTTATATCACATAGATGAATATCAATTCAAGCGTTGTTCTGTCAAAGACAACAAAGTAAGGCTCAAGCAGCTGGTCATAGTTCTCCCTATCCTCATTTTTCTAATCATGGCCTTCCTACTACTCGTGCGGCTAAGGCATATTCGCATTGCAACTAAGAACAAACATGCAAAGACAATTGCAGCCACTAAGAATGGGGACTTGTTCTGTATATGGAATTATGATGGAAGCATAGCCTATGACGACATCATTACAGCAACCCAAGACTTTGACATGAGATATTGTATTGGAACAGGTGCCTATGGGAGCGTTTATAGGGCACAATTACCAAGTAGCAAGATTGTTGCCGTGAAAAAACTCCACGGATTTGAAGCAGAGGTGCCAGCTTTTGATGAGAGTTTCAAAAATGAGGTCAAAGTATTAACAGAAATAAAGCATCGACATGTTGTGAAGCTCCATGGATTCTGCTTGCACAGAAGAACCATGTTTTTGATATATGAGTACATGGAGAGAGGCAGCTTGTTTTCAGTGTTGTTTGATGATGTGGAAGCCATGGAATTGGATTGGAAAAAGAGGGTTAACATTGTGAAAGGAACTGCACATGCTCTGTCCTATCTTCATCATGACTTCACTCCTCCAATTGTGCATAGAGACATATCAGCCAGCAATGTCTTGCTTAACTCAGACTGGGAGCCCAGTATTTCAGACTTTGGCACAGCCCGATTCCTTAGCTTCGATTCATCCCATCCAACTATAGTTGCTGGAACCATTGGGTACATAGCCCCAG AGCTTGCATATAGTATGGTTGTGAGTGAAAGGTGTGATGTGTACAGCTTTGGAGTGGTGGCACTCGAAACTTTGGTGGGATCGCATCCTAAGGAAATACTCTCATCACTTCAATCAGCATCTACTGAGAATGGCATCACATTATGTGAAATATTGGACCAACGCCTCCCACAGCCAACGATGTCAGTTTTAATGGAAATAGTTCGTGTTGCCATAGTTGCATTTGCCTGCTTAAATGCCAATCCTTGCTATCGCCCAACAATGAAATCGGTCtctcaatgttttcttactCAGCTTACACCATTAAACATTCCTTTGCGTGAGATTTCATTGCAGCAGCTCATGAGTCAAGAACTCAggcattatttaaatttgtga